Proteins encoded within one genomic window of Actinomycetota bacterium:
- the trpB gene encoding tryptophan synthase subunit beta → MKAQPIADHLGRFGEFGGRYVPEALMAALEELEAEWNAARADPAFEAELTGLLRTVVGRPTPLYEAERFSELVGARVLLKREDLAHTGAHKINNTLGQVLLARRMGKDRIIAETGAGQHGVATATAAAYFGLPCVVYMGATDVRRQNLNVVRMEMLGAEVVPVEAGSATLKDAINEALRDWVTNVESTHYVIGSVVGPHPYPELVAALQSVIGEEARAQIMELTGATPDRAVACVGGGSNAIGLFRAFYDTGVTLVGVEAAGEGLDGRHGASLTMGTPGVLHGCRSLLLQDEQGLITEAHSVSAGLDYPGVGPEHSWLATTGRALYESVTDREALDAFAALASTEGILAALESSHALAYVLREKPADETILVGLSGRGDKDVSTIAEAVGR, encoded by the coding sequence GTGAAAGCCCAACCCATCGCCGATCACCTCGGGCGGTTCGGAGAGTTCGGCGGCCGCTACGTGCCGGAGGCACTTATGGCCGCACTCGAAGAGCTCGAAGCGGAGTGGAACGCGGCGCGGGCGGATCCCGCGTTCGAGGCTGAGCTCACCGGGCTCCTGCGAACGGTTGTCGGAAGACCGACGCCGCTCTACGAAGCGGAGCGGTTCTCCGAGCTGGTCGGAGCGCGCGTGTTGCTGAAACGTGAGGACCTCGCGCACACCGGTGCGCACAAGATCAACAACACGCTGGGACAGGTGCTGCTGGCGCGCAGGATGGGGAAAGACCGCATCATCGCCGAGACGGGGGCGGGGCAACATGGCGTCGCCACCGCGACCGCAGCCGCTTACTTCGGGCTCCCGTGTGTCGTCTATATGGGCGCGACCGACGTGCGCCGCCAGAACCTCAACGTCGTGCGCATGGAGATGCTGGGGGCGGAGGTCGTGCCGGTCGAGGCGGGCTCCGCGACGCTGAAGGACGCGATCAACGAGGCACTGCGCGACTGGGTTACGAACGTGGAGAGCACCCACTACGTGATCGGCTCCGTCGTCGGGCCTCATCCATACCCCGAGCTCGTCGCCGCTCTGCAATCGGTGATCGGAGAAGAGGCGCGAGCGCAGATCATGGAGCTGACCGGCGCGACGCCGGACCGCGCGGTCGCCTGCGTCGGCGGCGGGTCGAACGCGATCGGGCTGTTCCGCGCCTTCTACGACACGGGGGTGACCCTCGTCGGCGTCGAGGCGGCGGGCGAGGGTCTGGACGGACGTCACGGCGCGTCGTTGACGATGGGCACGCCCGGCGTCCTCCACGGTTGCCGCAGCCTGCTCCTCCAGGACGAGCAGGGCCTCATCACAGAGGCGCACTCGGTTTCGGCCGGGCTCGACTACCCCGGCGTTGGTCCCGAGCATTCCTGGCTTGCAACGACGGGCCGCGCTCTCTACGAGTCGGTCACAGACCGGGAGGCGCTGGACGCCTTCGCGGCCCTCGCCTCGACCGAGGGGATCCTCGCCGCGCTCGAGTCGTCCCACGCGCTGGCCTACGTCCTGCGGGAAAAGCCTGCCGACGAGACCATCTTGGTGGGTCTCTCTGGCCGCGGAGATAAAGACGTCTCCACGATCGCGGAGGCAGTGGGGAGGTGA